From the Trifolium pratense cultivar HEN17-A07 linkage group LG4, ARS_RC_1.1, whole genome shotgun sequence genome, the window CTGAAAAGAGAGGTGTTAAGAGTACTGATTATTGATAATGCACAAATAACAAACAAACTATGATGAAGATCACAAGCACATATTCACATACCAAGTGGAATTATTTGCAGTCCTCGAATGCCGCTGGATTCTATATATTTAGTATTATATTCCTCAGTTGTTTGCCGGTTTTTGCTGGAAGCAATATTCGACTGTTCTTTTTGGGGTGTCATATTTGAATGTACGATTGTTGATCTGTCGATATAATTCAAAAAAGAATCAGTAccatactaaaatataatctaattaTGATCCTTGTGAATTGAAACAGCTGTAACACACATGAAAGCAATGAAGCCATATTTTAGTTGATTTCATCTCAGGCCATGTCTAAACATTGAGAGAGAAGCTAAACAAAATGGTTGAGAAATAACTTAACCTAATTTACCAATTATGAAGGTATAGACCCCGGCTTTGTAAACATCTACATACTCATGCATGTTATATGCAGATTCATACACACTATATTTGgcattttatatttctatttttgtaaattaataaCAGCATTGACGATTTTGTAAGGGTTAAGTTAGGCTCAATCCAAAGTAATAATATGCATGTACCAGTTCGTTGCTGCATATGCATAATCTTGGATGAGATATGACTTgaaaatgagtttataagtgggagacacccctcaccttataagccggttttgtaagggtTAAGTTAGGCTCAATccaaattctaaaatatgatATCACGGCCTATTCAAAATTTGTTGAGCTATCTGCTATCAGATCACTCTACAGATGTCAAATCCTGGAGGGGATGAGGGTGTGTTGATTGAGAGTCCCTTATTGGATGGGATACATCATTTACCTTATAAGCTGGTTTTGTAAAGGTTGATTGAGTTAGGCgcaacccaaattctaagaattaATAGCGTTCCTATGTAAAATATAATGATAACACAACTAAATTACCCTGCACCCTTTTGTCAACAACAGTAGATCACAACAAATGACAAGTGAAATCCTATGATTTGACACTGTGTTAATAAATTACCTGGGAAGCGATGCATGTTTTCTTTCAAGTGGCACAACAGGGTCACTTTTACCACCAGTTTCCTCAAGATGAGTGAACTGCTTGTCAAATTGATCAACAGCACTATAAAGAATGTGACCAATGAAAGTAAGGAGAGAGTAAGACTGCGAAAACatgtgaataaaaaatatttagggaAAAAAGACAAGTAGATGAAAATAAACCAGAAAAACCTTGGATAAAGAAAATTAGTTCTCTCTGTTCCATTTAGTTGAGGATGGTACTCTAGAATCTCATGGAAAATCAAGTCTCGGATTTCTCCCTTTGTTACTCTTCTCTTTTCAAATTCAAACTCCATTTGTGTAATGGGCTCGCAAGATGGTTCCCTTTCAATTTTCGCAAGTCCCTTGAAGTAAGGATCAGCTAATGCCTGGCAACACCCAATCATTTAAAATTATTGAACAAGATGTTAACATAATTGTATATCAAAATACTTGCTCTAGGATTTATTATACTTTATATTGTCTAAAGGAAAAAAGCATAAGCTATTAATCTCAAGAAGCGGTTACAGTGTTGTCAATTGCAAATTGCAAAATGTtgcggtttgttcaaattccactagGCCACAGTGCTATATCACTGCGAaagccgctatttgacaacactgatcAGTTAATTATATGACTAAAGCAACTGTTAATACTACACTTAAGGAAAGAGCGCAAATAACAAACCTCTTCAGCAGTAGGCCGGTCTTTTGGATCAAAGGCGAGCAACCTCTCCAGTAGCCGTAGTGATAAAGGATCTGCATTAGGAAATTTTTGTGCAAATGGTATAGGCTGCTTTTTCCTCATACTAGTTAGGTATCTCCTTGCTTTATCATTGCGTACCTGCATACAATTCGAAGATTTTCACCTAAAAAAGCATAAGCAATACAGCTAACATTCTctctataaaagaaaaataaattacccGACATATAGAATCCATTGAGGGGGTCCCGAGCAGATCTGTGATCAGATCCAACTGATGTACGACACTTTTTCCGGGAAAAAGTGGTTTTCCTATTAACACTTCAGCAAAGATGCATCCTATACTCCAAATATCAATTGCCGGCGTATACTACAGTCAACAACTTAGTGTTAGCTCACCAGCACAGAAATAAATATAACTAGTGGAGTTTTAATCAGCAACTCAGGTCATCGTTTAGCTATTGATGAGAAAGATGACAGAAACCTTGTATTGTGGATTGATATGCAATTCTACACATGAAGCTAATAATCATGTATTAGAGGcagtttgaattgacttatttgagcctATCTACCGGCATAATAAGcatttgtgagactgtttgggataacttatagaaacaacttatgacatgttcataagttgttttcagcttattttcataggTTGTCCAGCATAGATTATGAAAATTGTCCATGactattttaatcttttattagagaaaaataacgtgcacataaacacttatatgatgAGCGTCTATGCTATAAGTGCTTaatttgtttatccaaacaaggtcTGTGTGTGGTATGCATATTTAAGTTCCTACCCACTTATATGATTTCTGAAAGAATCTTGAAGAAACCATACCTTTGAGTAAAATGATCCACAGAGCTCGGGTGCTCTATACCACCTTGTAGCAACATAGTCCTGTAGAAGCATAATTGATAAGCAAGAAAACATCAGAACCTAGTTTAGCTACGCTTTTGCTAGAGTCACACACACAGCCGGGAAAAAAGATaggataataatatttgaatggAATACCGTCCAAAATACAGTTGTTGGAGTGTCACTGAAAGCAACTCTAGCTAACCCAAAATCACAGATTTTAAGTTTACAGTTTGCATTGGCCAGTATATTCTTTGGCTTCAAGTCTCGATGATAGACATTTGCTGTAATAAGTATTAGATGAACCATATTCACATCAATGCTAGAAAACTCATGTCGGTAAACATAATAGAATACAAAAGGAAAACTGAACCAGAAAAATATCTTCGCAAAACCCAGAAAAGTACGGCGGAAATTTAAGAAGATCCAGGAACAAAAAAGGGAATGAATGCAATAGTTAGAGAAGATAGTATACAAAATCCTAACATTTTCATGAAGACAAATGCTGACGAACGATGcagtttcaaattcaattatgaAAGCAACAAACATAGCATACAACCACGTTAGCAACACACCGTGGATTCAGATGAAGTGATAAGATGGTTTGATGGTTTTTGGCAATTAACATAGGAATTTGAGAGATAAGGTGATTTAGGTTTGAATCCCACATAACATTACTAAcaactaattaataatattttccattaaaaaaagtGCATTCAGATGAAATAATTGTGAATGAGTGGCGATTAGATATTGAAAAATACCAGTGTGAATATACTTCAATGCTCGAAGTAACTGATAAAGAAAAAACTGATAGTGCTCTTTTGTTAAGTCGGCATTGGCTTTAATGACTTGATGCAGATCAGATTCCAAAAGCtcaaaaacaacataaatatCTTTGAATTCTCTGCTTGAAGGAGGCAACATAATGTGCTTAATTTCAACAATATCTGGATGTCTAAGAAGTCTGAGCAACTTTATCTCACGAAGAATACGTGCAGCGTCGGATATATGCTCAAAGATACCATGAACCTTTTTAATTGCAACTTTTTCACCAGTATGAGTATCAACAGCTGAACAAACAACACCATAACTACCTTTCCCAATTACTTCTTGAATTTTATACCGGTTGGCATCGCCATAGTCCGAGAAAAAGTCCATCTCCAGTGATTTCTgtacaaaagaaattaaagcgATTTTCACAAAGCAAAATCAGGCATGCCTAAATTCTAAACCACTAGACAATCATAGACTCAAAGAAAAAGGATAAATTAAATTTGCAGGAACCAAACCATGTGTGTCGGCATAATTGGACTAACACAAGCAAAATAATAAACATAAGAGGCATTGTCaccaaaacatataaaaattctTAAGATAAACCAATCTTCATTTCAATagcaaaaacaactttttaccTTCTCCAATTCACAGTTCCTTCTCATTCACCAAACAACTCACAAATATGTTTTTGAAATAGTCAACCATGTAGGATGCACCTAACTAATGCTTGTAAAGTACATCTCAGAAGACGTAactaagaaaagaaagagaaaaaaactagTAAAAAGAACTAAAAGGGTAGATTGAGATGAAGATAAACAACCCTAACAAAAAATGCCACCTAACAAGTCAAAGGAGGAAGCGTGCAAAATTCATCAAATGATAGTATCTATGACCCAAAAAATATGCTGAAAAAAATAAGATCTTGTCAAATGCTGTTATCATCTTTCATAAGTACAAAAACGTGTGACAAACAATTATATCACgtgacaaaacaaaaaaaccgaCTCATTTCATAGAATTGAacgaatgaatgaatgaaaacaCTATGAAGCAAccaccaataaaaaaacaaaaataacatttttttttctatcacaACAATTCAGttaaatttaactttttcataAAAGGGTACCTTACTAACTTCATAAAATTCATAATTCActcacaaaagaagaaaaaaacaaggaAGGACTTTTGTCAAACAATTAGAGTGCTTTGAAATAGGGTTTGGAAATGAAATTGAGAACAAAAAAATCTACCTTTACTTTATGCATTTCTTAGGCAACACCTACAACAACAAAATCCTCACAAGAAAAGTCTTATCAATTTCACACCAAATTCAACCAGTCAAAGGTTACCAAATTAACCCTTTAAAGAACAAAGGATCCAAAAGAAACCCCACATGCACTCTTCTTAGAATTCCAACACCAACTGCACCAAACTGCAGAAATAGTCACAACCCACAATTTTGAATGGATAAAGCTCCAATCTTGTGATAAAAGCACGTTTGTTAATGTTACAGATTATGAGGCAAACAAGCTTATACCAAAAAGCACGTTTGTTAATGTTACAGATTATGAGGCAAAAGTGTACTGATACTGAATGATGAAAAAATTTGAGAGCTTTTTTAGGAATCAGAATGATTGTTTTGTTTGATAGATACTGATATggattctttttcttttgttttctttttctgaagTTGATATGAGATTCTTAATACTATAGTATATACTGTACACAGTAAtgtgttgttttattttctgaaaGGGTAGGGGGCTTTTAGTCATTTCATTTTAGAAacgacaaaaataaataatccaaTATCCTACGGTACTATAAAAATGTGGATGTATATGTTGTTcgttaaaaaataaaggatatagTGAAtagtttataagtttttttttataagttaatgTATAGGATTTCtagtttttgataaaattagtgATTGAACTattttataagtatgaaatgatctaaaaataatatgtttaattactatttattttttttaagtacgATGGCAGTGATAAaattagaagaagaaaatgataagctataaactTATAAGCTACTTTAAAtaacgtttgaaaaataagctataagttaataaaataagttataagtttaTTAAACTTTTGTtctatttcaataatatttattttaaaagaaaataatcattaaaataatatttcaataatatttattttaatttaatatactattattttaataagtaaaatatcttttttaaaaaaagtattattgaAATAGAATAAAATTCTAATGACTTTTCTGAgttattcttttatttatattggattaatataaatcattcacttttttttttcttttcttttagatatttttcttttattttgttttggtaaTTAATCAActattaaacttaaaaaataaaaaattgttgaaccAAAAAGACACGAGAGACATTTCTAAATCTTGTTggacttataaaaaatatatagaatataGAAACAGAAAGGAAACGAAATACTAACACCACAACATATCTTGACAATCTTGCAGTCGATTCGATGCAAGACTTCTTAAAATATACCTCGTGCCTAGTGTTATTGCACTTGGAGCgtgaatataaatggtggatgaccTGATCACAAATCTAATAGCAGACGTTTCAGCCAATCGTGAAGGATGCTTACGGGTCTAACTCATCTCTATAAAACCGGTTTGTAAACTGAAAattaccttttttttataaacatatatccTAACCATTTCACTTAACATATTTTACTATTAAGAATCCACAACTGGTTAAAACTAATATGAAcagaatatattattttttgtcgatgaaaaaaaaatatatatatcgatgTGTGTCATCCACAATTAGAATCAACTAAACTATCCATGTGTGTTTTGTTGCATGAAAGGTTGTATATAACCTCTAATATGCAAATTTAATCCATCTCAATCAACAACTTCTAGTCGTATATATATACGTGTTTCTTAGACAATTTAATTATAGTTtaaattattaacaatataaGATTGGCTTGTGAAATAAATCATTTCAATGCTTGAGTACACTGACGCAATAACAaacaattataaatttgatGGCTCATACAAATCAAAGGCACACAGAGATTTGAAGGTCCTTCAACCAATATAGTATTGAAAGAGTTGACAACGTGATTTTCTTTAGTGAGTTagcaaaacaatttttttaaaataaaggcaaaataaaatatactaaaaaataTCACTTTTAAGTACAAGGTGCATCACAATTTCACCTATCCCAAATAAGcagaaaataaattaagcttATTGAATTAGTGTAGGACATATATATCATGCgaccttttatttttattttttttgtcttagataaATTCGTAATCCACTGAAATtaatataattgtgagatctcGGGTTCGAACCTGGGTCACGacgtccgacctaacaattttgacatatttgtcagttgagctaggacttatggGACTATCATGCAATCTTTTAAGTTagatatatttgtaaaaaatagtCTTTTAAGTCATTAATTTTTGTACCATTATCCTTTTTCCATTCAATTTTGTTAAATATGTGCttatttgaacatttttttattaattattgatcTTTAAATTGAACTCTAGATTATACTAATTTAAATTGGAGTTTAGATCtaaatgctttttttttcttctactcAAATAAATTCAAAACACCATTAGCCTCTTGATATAAATTAGAAATTTTCATTTCTCACCTCCTTGCTGCACCAATTAGAAATTAgattatgaatatgaatatgatgataAACTTAGTCCATTTGGTcactttttatgctttgaaattaCATATTCTTAATGGGCCGCTTTGGGCCATGCTTTTGTACATTTCTAGGCTGGGGGTGGGGAActaaataacaaaattaaatattgattaCTTGTCATTCGTTGTTGATGTGGTGCGTGACTGGGTGGTTTTTCtaaatttgtgaaaaattgTAGTGTTTGTGTTATGGAGCATCCTAGCTTGTTGAAGGTTGAAGTGTGCGACAagatttgattttcattttgttGAGCTTCATAGTTCATATTCAATCTTGTATACCAACCACTTGCACTAGAATAAATGGATCTTGAATTACTGAACAACCCTAAGTCCCCAACAATTACATGTGATTAATTacagtttttttgttttttttttaacaatggaTTGAATAAGGATTGAACTTAAACTTTATATATTCTATTCAAACTCTTCACCATAACCAACCTATAGTGGTTTGTGATCTACAGTTTTTTGcctattaaatttttaattttaacgaaaattgaatatttgaacagccatatatcaaatgattaTGGCTTCACCAAATCACTAAATGTCATGAAGATTGCACATGAGCTGGTCTACCAACCCTCACACaaacaaatagaaaaaaaaagtttctaatTAAGattagggtcttgttaacatgtgcccttagggcacatgttaagatataccaaaatagaaattcatcatttaatgatacaagaaatttaatgcttcaaaagtcaaaatgcacaaattatcatttaataatttctatttttgcttcctttttgcttcctttctatttttgcttccttaacatgtgccttaagggcacaagttaacattatTATTGAAGGTTTTAAATATGTTGTACTACCAATTTAAAGCCatgtaattaaattttatattaattgttatgtttgtt encodes:
- the LOC123882256 gene encoding mitogen-activated protein kinase 10-like isoform X7, translated to MRRNCELEKKSLEMDFFSDYGDANRYKIQEVIGKGSYGVVCSAVDTHTGEKVAIKKVHGIFEHISDAARILREIKLLRLLRHPDIVEIKHIMLPPSSREFKDIYVVFELLESDLHQVIKANADLTKEHYQFFLYQLLRALKYIHTANVYHRDLKPKNILANANCKLKICDFGLARVAFSDTPTTVFWTDYVATRWYRAPELCGSFYSKYTPAIDIWSIGCIFAEVLIGKPLFPGKSVVHQLDLITDLLGTPSMDSICRVRNDKARRYLTSMRKKQPIPFAQKFPNADPLSLRLLERLLAFDPKDRPTAEEALADPYFKGLAKIEREPSCEPITQMEFEFEKRRVTKGEIRDLIFHEILEYHPQLNGTERTNFLYPSAVDQFDKQFTHLEETGGKSDPVVPLERKHASLPRSTIVHSNMTPQKEQSNIASSKNRQTTEEYNTKYIESSGIRGLQIIPLETPGKVVRPVVKYEHGSIVNDSYDSRTSMRGAV
- the LOC123882256 gene encoding mitogen-activated protein kinase 10-like isoform X1, which gives rise to MRRNCELEKKSLEMDFFSDYGDANRYKIQEVIGKGSYGVVCSAVDTHTGEKVAIKKVHGIFEHISDAARILREIKLLRLLRHPDIVEIKHIMLPPSSREFKDIYVVFELLESDLHQVIKANADLTKEHYQFFLYQLLRALKYIHTANVYHRDLKPKNILANANCKLKICDFGLARVAFSDTPTTVFWTDYVATRWYRAPELCGSFYSKYTPAIDIWSIGCIFAEVLIGKPLFPGKSVVHQLDLITDLLGTPSMDSICRVRNDKARRYLTSMRKKQPIPFAQKFPNADPLSLRLLERLLAFDPKDRPTAEEALADPYFKGLAKIEREPSCEPITQMEFEFEKRRVTKGEIRDLIFHEILEYHPQLNGTERTNFLYPSAVDQFDKQFTHLEETGGKSDPVVPLERKHASLPRSTIVHSNMTPQKEQSNIASSKNRQTTEEYNTKYIESSGIRGLQIIPLETPGKVVRPVVKYEHGSIVNDSYDSRTSMRVRSEDSYSDFNKTSLNSSRNRSCLIFIQLSKSVTARLQLLAQSTREADKDVMYLYRQNIPNGFESRPK
- the LOC123882256 gene encoding mitogen-activated protein kinase 10-like isoform X5; the protein is MRRNCELEKKSLEMDFFSDYGDANRYKIQEVIGKGSYGVVCSAVDTHTGEKVAIKKVHGIFEHISDAARILREIKLLRLLRHPDIVEIKHIMLPPSSREFKDIYVVFELLESDLHQVIKANADLTKEHYQFFLYQLLRALKYIHTANVYHRDLKPKNILANANCKLKICDFGLARVAFSDTPTTVFWTDYVATRWYRAPELCGSFYSKYTPAIDIWSIGCIFAEVLIGKPLFPGKSVVHQLDLITDLLGTPSMDSICRVRNDKARRYLTSMRKKQPIPFAQKFPNADPLSLRLLERLLAFDPKDRPTAEEALADPYFKGLAKIEREPSCEPITQMEFEFEKRRVTKGEIRDLIFHEILEYHPQLNGTERTNFLYPSAVDQFDKQFTHLEETGGKSDPVVPLERKHASLPRSTIVHSNMTPQKEQSNIASSKNRQTTEEYNTKYIESSGIRGLQIIPLETPGKVVRPVVKYEHGSIVNDSYDSRTSMRDQKTHILTSTKHP
- the LOC123882256 gene encoding mitogen-activated protein kinase 10-like isoform X8 yields the protein MHKVKKSLEMDFFSDYGDANRYKIQEVIGKGSYGVVCSAVDTHTGEKVAIKKVHGIFEHISDAARILREIKLLRLLRHPDIVEIKHIMLPPSSREFKDIYVVFELLESDLHQVIKANADLTKEHYQFFLYQLLRALKYIHTANVYHRDLKPKNILANANCKLKICDFGLARVAFSDTPTTVFWTDYVATRWYRAPELCGSFYSKYTPAIDIWSIGCIFAEVLIGKPLFPGKSVVHQLDLITDLLGTPSMDSICRVRNDKARRYLTSMRKKQPIPFAQKFPNADPLSLRLLERLLAFDPKDRPTAEEALADPYFKGLAKIEREPSCEPITQMEFEFEKRRVTKGEIRDLIFHEILEYHPQLNGTERTNFLYPSAVDQFDKQFTHLEETGGKSDPVVPLERKHASLPRSTIVHSNMTPQKEQSNIASSKNRQTTEEYNTKYIESSGIRGLQIIPLETPGKVVRPVVKYEHGSIVNDSYDSRTSMRGAV
- the LOC123882256 gene encoding mitogen-activated protein kinase 10-like isoform X4; translation: MHKVKKSLEMDFFSDYGDANRYKIQEVIGKGSYGVVCSAVDTHTGEKVAIKKVHGIFEHISDAARILREIKLLRLLRHPDIVEIKHIMLPPSSREFKDIYVVFELLESDLHQVIKANADLTKEHYQFFLYQLLRALKYIHTANVYHRDLKPKNILANANCKLKICDFGLARVAFSDTPTTVFWTDYVATRWYRAPELCGSFYSKYTPAIDIWSIGCIFAEVLIGKPLFPGKSVVHQLDLITDLLGTPSMDSICRVRNDKARRYLTSMRKKQPIPFAQKFPNADPLSLRLLERLLAFDPKDRPTAEEALADPYFKGLAKIEREPSCEPITQMEFEFEKRRVTKGEIRDLIFHEILEYHPQLNGTERTNFLYPSAVDQFDKQFTHLEETGGKSDPVVPLERKHASLPRSTIVHSNMTPQKEQSNIASSKNRQTTEEYNTKYIESSGIRGLQIIPLETPGKVVRPVVKYEHGSIVNDSYDSRTSMRGKTYPTVLNQGRSSIKFNHKY
- the LOC123882256 gene encoding mitogen-activated protein kinase 10-like isoform X2, with protein sequence MHKVKKSLEMDFFSDYGDANRYKIQEVIGKGSYGVVCSAVDTHTGEKVAIKKVHGIFEHISDAARILREIKLLRLLRHPDIVEIKHIMLPPSSREFKDIYVVFELLESDLHQVIKANADLTKEHYQFFLYQLLRALKYIHTANVYHRDLKPKNILANANCKLKICDFGLARVAFSDTPTTVFWTDYVATRWYRAPELCGSFYSKYTPAIDIWSIGCIFAEVLIGKPLFPGKSVVHQLDLITDLLGTPSMDSICRVRNDKARRYLTSMRKKQPIPFAQKFPNADPLSLRLLERLLAFDPKDRPTAEEALADPYFKGLAKIEREPSCEPITQMEFEFEKRRVTKGEIRDLIFHEILEYHPQLNGTERTNFLYPSAVDQFDKQFTHLEETGGKSDPVVPLERKHASLPRSTIVHSNMTPQKEQSNIASSKNRQTTEEYNTKYIESSGIRGLQIIPLETPGKVVRPVVKYEHGSIVNDSYDSRTSMRVRSEDSYSDFNKTSLNSSRNRSCLIFIQLSKSVTARLQLLAQSTREADKDVMYLYRQNIPNGFESRPK
- the LOC123882256 gene encoding mitogen-activated protein kinase 10-like isoform X6; the encoded protein is MHKVKKSLEMDFFSDYGDANRYKIQEVIGKGSYGVVCSAVDTHTGEKVAIKKVHGIFEHISDAARILREIKLLRLLRHPDIVEIKHIMLPPSSREFKDIYVVFELLESDLHQVIKANADLTKEHYQFFLYQLLRALKYIHTANVYHRDLKPKNILANANCKLKICDFGLARVAFSDTPTTVFWTDYVATRWYRAPELCGSFYSKYTPAIDIWSIGCIFAEVLIGKPLFPGKSVVHQLDLITDLLGTPSMDSICRVRNDKARRYLTSMRKKQPIPFAQKFPNADPLSLRLLERLLAFDPKDRPTAEEALADPYFKGLAKIEREPSCEPITQMEFEFEKRRVTKGEIRDLIFHEILEYHPQLNGTERTNFLYPSAVDQFDKQFTHLEETGGKSDPVVPLERKHASLPRSTIVHSNMTPQKEQSNIASSKNRQTTEEYNTKYIESSGIRGLQIIPLETPGKVVRPVVKYEHGSIVNDSYDSRTSMRDQKTHILTSTKHP
- the LOC123882256 gene encoding mitogen-activated protein kinase 10-like isoform X3; amino-acid sequence: MRRNCELEKKSLEMDFFSDYGDANRYKIQEVIGKGSYGVVCSAVDTHTGEKVAIKKVHGIFEHISDAARILREIKLLRLLRHPDIVEIKHIMLPPSSREFKDIYVVFELLESDLHQVIKANADLTKEHYQFFLYQLLRALKYIHTANVYHRDLKPKNILANANCKLKICDFGLARVAFSDTPTTVFWTDYVATRWYRAPELCGSFYSKYTPAIDIWSIGCIFAEVLIGKPLFPGKSVVHQLDLITDLLGTPSMDSICRVRNDKARRYLTSMRKKQPIPFAQKFPNADPLSLRLLERLLAFDPKDRPTAEEALADPYFKGLAKIEREPSCEPITQMEFEFEKRRVTKGEIRDLIFHEILEYHPQLNGTERTNFLYPSAVDQFDKQFTHLEETGGKSDPVVPLERKHASLPRSTIVHSNMTPQKEQSNIASSKNRQTTEEYNTKYIESSGIRGLQIIPLETPGKVVRPVVKYEHGSIVNDSYDSRTSMRGKTYPTVLNQGRSSIKFNHKY